The sequence ATGAATGGTGATAGAATAGACCTTCGGCTAGGTGATATGCCCATCTATTCAGCTAAGAGGACTATGAACATCTCACTTTATTAAGCCTCATTGAACATTGATTGGGCAGAAAAATGGAATCTTATTACATGACGCAATGCAAAATAGTGAGCAGTTTTATAAGACTAACTACAATATATTATTGAACGAATAGTTTCTTTCTGTTCCAATTAAATTGATTGATAATTACTAAagatattttcattttttactTACGATTTAGAAAGGATTTTAattgaatatattttttacttgtttgaatgttatttattttctctttgaagatacaattttttttactttttgagCAACCGAAACTTTTTGTTTAATGTGGCTAAGTATTTAACTTGCAGGAAAAATAATCCTTTGTCTAGCCTTTCCCGTTGTCTCGTTCTTTGTTTTCAGGAAAATATGCCAACGTACTCAAGTTTCTTGGAGCGTTACAAGTACCGACAAATTGCCTCCATACGCAGCCATTTTTATTATGCTTTTGAGAACTCATTAAAACCCACAAGAAGAACCTTAAAACAATTTTTCCAGGCGCTAAGGGAAAGATGAGGATTattcaaattataaaaaaaccTTGTTTCTTGAAccttttaaaatgaatttctttaaacaaaaaataaggTTTCATCTATAATTTTAGGAGAAACATTATTCTTACTAcgttttatgaaattttttttaatttttgagtGTATTTTAGTTGTGTTATTCACTTGTTTTTTACGTTCCTTTTTTAATGTATGCCTCTGAGGGACTAGTTTTCACTATTCAGCAGGAGAGAACGAAAAAGCTGCTTAAAAGGATTAGCGTTGCATAAAAGATGAAAATGTCCTTGACCAAAATGCTGCAAATTgaggctgctgctgctctcaCTTTCTGCATTATTTTTCGCATTTACAAGGAAAAACGTATTGTATATGTGTACGGCGATACGCATTAAAGAAGTGATGCTTTGagaaataaatttataaatgaccACTATGTATCCAGAACTTAAATTTTTGTAGCTTGAAATTTAAGGTGTTTGATTTATTTCTGTCGGTTGACTTTTATAGTtgaatgttttgtttttatcatTCCGTGCATTTCATTTATTGTGGCATTCTTCTTGAACTTATTTCTTTCTCAATCCATTAAAATCGATTGCCTATGGAACTTTTTATGATTTGctgttttcttttatttattggaTCATATACTAAGTATAGGAAATGTACAATTTCtaaactaaatattttaaacataatttattgCATAGATATAAAACATTGACATTCAAAGTTTTGAGCCAAAGTGCATTTATCAACATCGTTGTGAATAACAAGTTGCATTATCAAAAGCCGAAACTAATCGAATTCACCTGACTTTTCCCCTGGATAAATGGTCCCCGAACTCGTCCATCGAAGCATCCAGTCGGTAAATCAATGTGTCACCTCGGTAGAATTCATCCATTAGGACCAGCTCGTCGAACACCCGGGCGCAGTTAACaagcgaaaaaaaataatgacgGTACTGGGTGTCGACAATCGATCCTTGCACAGGCGCGTAATATCATTAAAAACTAATTGAGCCcattaataaatatgaattatGATTGTTAATAAAAAAGAGTATGGCCAGAGTGAGGGAAAACTTGGGAAAGGATGGGAAAGTGGCATAGTTTCGGGGGAATTTTCACGCCCAGTGGCAGTGGCAGTTGACACCCACTCaacgccacgcccactctgggCGGTTCGCAATAAACGGAGTTTTCGGTAAACAAAATGGTAAAACATTCTGTGGCACACAGAGTCTGCTGTTGCATAACTTTCAGGGCTCCAGAGAACGGGAAAGAGTGTGGCAGACATCATAAATCAATTTAGTTCCAGGGGATGGGCAGGCAGTGCAAAGGCGAGTGGATTACGGGCAACCGAGTTTCCGTGGTAAAAGTAAAATAGTCATTTTTATTTGGGCCCGATTTGGCGGGTATTCAACGCTTCATAGGATCCTCGGGGAAGCTTAAGGGATTGGAATAAACGATATGGTCAGCAAAAGTTATGAACTCAATAAATGGCCAGTTGACAATGAATGAAGGATTCCTGACCTGCCTGTAAAGCTTTTATAGTATTTTGGTCCACCTTTACTTTTTTTAACCTCAATTACCACCTTAACTATCATTTAAAACGTAAATCCTTGTAAACCTCAAAGCCCGCAAACCGTTAACCGCTCATCATAATTGAGAAAAGACCCATTTTCAGCCGCATTACAGCTCATCAGCACAGCGGATGCCATTTACTTTTTATTATTCACGATATGGGTCTAAAGACCTTAATTGGATTTCTACCCAATCGATTGCCTTTAAAAGTTTACGGCACCCACATTTTCTTAGGCAGGGTTTTATATTGAACTCAAGTGCGCTCGATTGTGTTTTCTTGATAACgtcattttttttcttttccccTAGCTTAAAAATTGACAGCCATGAATTAGGGGAGGGAAAAAGTTTGCTTAAAAAAGTTATTGTATATTTGTACTGGATTTGTATACCCATGTATCTGTTGGACCCAACATTTTTCAGGCTGAGGCGACGTGCTTTGTTGCGTATTTCATGTTTGACACATGTACTCAAACTTTTTTCTCTGCGAAAGTTCTCCGTACTCATTTTTCAATACCACTTCGACATTATTATAATGAAGATTTCGTCTTCGACAGACCTCGCACTTTTCAGACCCTTAATACTGTTTCCTGTGTCTAATGTGACGTAAAATGATACTAATTAAGTGCTAGACAAGCTTATCTCAAAGGTTGCGTGTTAAAGACCATCTTTCTGACTTCCCATACCAAAGTCAGCCTCCATCGTGAAACTTGAATTGGGCTGGGGGCTTCGGATGAGTCTACACAATGGACTTGAAAATTTGATGAAAGCTGTCGAGATTGATTGCGATAGTACTTAATTAAACAGAAGCTGCGCACTTTATCTTGTAATGTTATTAAGGTAATTGGTAAACCTTTCAACTTAAACCTAACCAGTTTCCGGGAATTTCGGCTATTGGGAAAGCTTGTGTGATCTTTTTTGTTTCGGTGCAAAGCTCAAAAGACAAAAGATGCATTTCAAAATCTACGCTTTCAAATACTAGGGGATTACTTTTAAGAAGGTGGATCTTTTCAAAAGGTTTTTGGCCTTCAAATTAGTGTTTAATTTTCGTCTCAAACTCCAAGACATAAAGATGAAAATGAGTCATATATGAAGAGAAGTAAATTTAAATCCTGTTAGCCCCGTCAGGTACTTAAATGATTGGGAAGAGACTGGCTTTTTAAGCCTCAAGCGCTGTCACGACTGTCATATTTAAAAAGCCTCCTGCTTTTGGGCAAACTTTAAGTGGCTGTTTTGTCTTTTGACTGATTGCCGCCCGAGGTACAAATGCGTGAGAGACATTTTTcaattcatttaatttgcatacgAAGTGCTAAATATAATTGAAGTTCGCATTTATTTTCCAGCGAGCTTACTGATCTGGAAGTAAATTATTTGCTTTCAACTCACGAGTTCTCTATATATATAGTGTGTATATGTCCTGTTTTGTGGATCAGCGTTGGCAGCAGTCATATGTTCTGTCAGTCAGTCTCggaaatatttgttttgaaCTAGTCAAGGCTGACCTGATTTTTATGAATTTACACCACCCTTTAAAATGTTCTAAATACACTCATTTAAATgtctttaataaatattttgtttgttggtttttaaagtattttataGAACTCAATTCTTAGTATTCATACATTAACTCAACTCGTGGTTTTAATATACGCTCTTCAACGGCTGATTTAAATGATTTGATAAGCTAACAGATAAAGAAAACCAGACGTTGTAGGTTTTAGTATTGCACcgttattataataattaattggcTAGCTCAGGGTTCCAAAACTTCTTAATCTTATCTTTTGAGTGATGCCAACCTTCGAAGATACTTGCTATCAGTTTTGTCCACTTTCCATTACCTTACTCTATGTGGAAATACCCAGAAATGGGGATTTTAAACAAACTGTCacagttttttttatattacctcttttttaattttgtaagatatatataaaatttaacaaGCATGTATTATAGATTTTTGAGTCATGTGCGtacttaaaaaaacattttgttgcAAAAAGTGTTGCATACACTTTTTTCTATAAACCCTATCTTTAACCAAGTTCTAGCTACGACAGGCATATATATAAAGTTTATATTATAAACCGATAAATATCAACTTCGACTTTGAGAATCGAATGATCCACCATGGTATTGACCTTCTGCATAGCTTTGTTTCAATAATTGATAAGGTAGGCTAACGACAATCTCGTAAAAAGTATTGATAGAGTTTACTTGGAATTGCTTTCAAGTGCCATTAAATCCAGATAATTATTTAGCGCCCCAAGGATTAAAAACTAATTGGGCTTATAGGTATTTGCAACTCAAAATTTGGCTCTTATCTAGCTACTTTACAGACATCTGTTTTTAACGAAATGTCAAAACACAATTCTGATTTGTTCTATTTTAGAGATATCTTATCTAACAAGTTGGTAGCTATATTCAATTTTCTTTCAGCAGAAACGCAATGTATGACATACTTGGTTTTACAAGTGAGATTGTTAAGTCTTATCTGAGAACAACTGACGCACTTACTAATAGGTTGTCTACTTAAAGAATAAAAgatagattttttaaaatctgtTCGGATAAATTCTGTCTTAGTAATATAAACGTTTTAATTTAGAAAAGACAATGCAATACATTTTGTTATTTCGGGTTTTTGCACTTTTCTTAAGTGCAATtaccaaaaacaaatttagaAAGATAATTGAAATGGACTATGCTTTACAATTTGCAATAATTAAGGTACTCACTCCTTCTCCCTACATTTAATAGAAGCTTATTATGTCTGCACACTGCTCTGCTGAAAATTCAATTAATCTTGAATGCAATTTTAAGTGCACTTGTGTAAAGCGTCCTACTTAGTAGACACTTCCGCTTCAGCAGACTGCGACTTCTCGTTTTGAGTTTCCCTGTGGTGCTTTTTTAGAAGGGTTTtccattaaaaaaaactttataaaACGTAGAAATGTTAATTAGCTTCCGACCAGAGACTCAATTTCACTATCCAATATCATTCGACAATcccatttcatttttatttccCTAGCCTGCGCCCGTGCTCGAGTAAACATGTTTGTTTGGGACTGACTGgcaaaatgtatatatatttgacTCCCCCTATTTATATAGTCGTATACTGTATTCCATTAGCCAAGTGAAAGCTTCTCTGGGGACCCCACAATTTATTTGCTCTGTTAATTAAAATTACGAGCATCAGACAAATGACAAATACTATGCACATGCAATAGAACCATCACGGTAATGCTAGATATGTTAGTCTATGGGTGATTTGAAGCTAATCtaataaaacttttattttgccTATTGGAAGGGTTTAAGTTAAATTGTTTCAGTTTATAGTAGCATAGGATAGCACAGCGGAAGTATTGTCAGTTTATATTGGAAATTCGATATTTCTTTAGTTACGTGTCAATATACTTGAAACGAAACCTAAAACAAAATCCATAAAGCCGttacaaaatcaaaaaagggttttttataaatttttccAATTATCTAGGATTTCAGCAAAGTTTCGAGGATTTTAAATATCCCCGAACGTACTTTGAAGAGGGATAAAAAGTGCCAATTAAGTTTTTAATTGACAAAAGTAGCTGTGAAAGCTGTAACAAATAGATGCAATTTTTAACTTACCTGTAACTATGTGTCTGTTCTTTGCCAACTATTTAAAGATCCACCTTTGTAAAAGAAGGAAATGGCGTTTATATCTTAGCGAAACTTGAATACAATGTGTATACTAGGTGCAGTTGCACAATATTCGACTATTAGAGCACAAACCTGGGCAGCTCGCTTTTTATTGTTGGTTGAAGTCGTGCCAGGAACTATTCAGAGAACCCGATACCGcaacagatacagatacagatacatataCCGCTGCAAGTACAGAGACCCTAAAAAGTAGGCAAAACACAATTGAGAGCAACTTGCCTGCAGTTGTTGGTTTTACCGAGCTCAGTCGCCGCACTGTCGCTATCCAGTTGCAAGTGCCGTAGGGTTGCATTTGGATACACTAACAAAATGTCTCTTAGGGCTAAAAGGTCACGAAAATCAATTCACATTTTGTAGAAGGAAAGAAACATTTCCCTCTCtctgttaaataaaaactGGTTCTGTATCAAGACATACtatatatttcaaaaatcCTAATCCTATAGATGGAATGAAAAATCAAGGTGCCTAAACTTTAGAAAGTGTTTCAAGAGTTCCCAACTAAAATACAAATAACTCACTCAATTATTGTATTCCTTTTAAAGTATCATAGTTGGTATTTATATTTCAAGTTAGGGTATATAGAAATCGGGGTTTTCGCTTTGCCTTCTTTCCTTATCCCTTGCCAAAACTAATAAATTTTGCATTGTGCGCGGCGTTTGCTCGAGCGCCACATTTACCTGAACTCGGATATTGCCTTCCGGCCACATCTCTTGGCTGAGGCTGTGTCCCCATTCCTAGGACCCCCAATGCGAATCCTTAATTCTCCCTTGCTGGCTGACCCTGCGAAGGCACCTTGTGTTTTGccaaatatttattgtatCAATGCCAGACTGTGCTATTCTGTTCGTGTTTTATAGTCACCAAATATTTTCAGAAAGACTGTTTGCTTAAATTGTAATCCCAAACTCAACATTGTGATATGGCAAAACATCAAACATATAGAAGAGCCCAAAcgatacaaaataatttacTCGTTTCTATATTTTATAGAATTCGGATTAGTATTTTCACATTTGAATTTCATATTTTCTCGTTGTACAGAAAATGTTGttgattttcaaatttatttttatgtttttttatgtattttccTGTTATTGTGCTATACGAGTTTTGAATAAGGTATGTGTTTGCCAATGTGCATTCGCGTTTATTTGATTTTGCAAGTGGATGTTTGGcggctgtttttgttgtttgccaCATGGAATTTTGACATTTGTCCTTTGGGTGGCTGGGAAAGAGTTATGTGGGTGCACGGTTGCGCGAGTTTCATACCCAAATCCTCTGAGTTACTGCAGTTGAGTTATTCACAAAAGTTTTACACACTGACAGTTATTTGCGGAATGGCAAAACACAATGTTATTTTTGCATGCGTCTACCAAAATATcgctttgttttgttttgtttcaaACTGTTCTAGTAATTTATTGAAGAAAACCACATCTTAACATccttaaacattttcaacAAATGCTCTCTAAAAGTCAGGATCTGTTTACAAACTCAACCATTTTGCTCTTGACCCAACACGTCCACTTGGCCACATGACCTGGGTTCAAACTACGAACCCGATAAATCGCTTTGTTTGGTGAGTTAGGGCTACATCCGCTCTTTTTTGCCACACCCCTTCTCATAATGTCCTATAATCACTTGAAAAGTCAAGTGGCGAACGTCAACTGCTGAGCTTGGATCAGCTTTTCTATGGGTTCAAATGGGGGTGTAAGGAGTCTGGCGGCTAAGTCGAGGGGTTTATAAGAAAACACTCTCACTGCTTGAATGAATGAGTTTGCTGCACAAGGGTACATGGGTAAattattgttgtttttgataacttttatgttttatatttGAACAAATAAAGTCAGATTGCAGTAAATGGGGGATATAGTTATAGAACTTGTTATGATCCTAATGTTTATGTGAGTTGGTAAGGAATCGTATTCTTTCTTTAATATTTCTAAAGCTGAAACTTAAAACTTAAACTACATAATCTGGAAACCTGTGTAGTTCCACAAAAACTATACAGTTCCTTTGTTTCCATTTGAGCCAGCACCGCCTACTACTCTCTTTTTTATGAAGCACACACCTGCTAACGGGTAACTAACTTGGGGCAGGATGTCTTGGTTGCACCAAGTCCTCGGGGCCCCGTTTTTGAAGCAGGCGAAGACAGAGGATGAGTTGCGTTGGGAAAAGTGCAGAAAAGCATTCCACTCTTTGCATTACTCTTCATgaatttttctttgttttcccttgcagagcattaatttttaaatagacCAAATGCAGCTGAATTGCATTTTAAAGTGAGCCCTAACGTTTCGTCTGCGTTTCACAGATTGCCTGAGGCCTCTCTCGAAAAAGTTGTGTAGCTAACCCATAAAACAATTGGTTGTGTTTCATTCTGGgtgttttaattgtttttaaccAAACTTCTTTTGGGGATTTACAAAAGGCTTACAAAGAGTTAAGTAAACTGTAGTTAAAATGTGACAACATAAATATTAGTAGTCGCAAATTTTACCCTACTTtacttttaagttttttttaaccTATTTTActaattatattttctttgTCTATTTCAGCAATTAGCAAAATAAAATAGGTAAGtgtttattattttactaTCGGTTCCAAACTATTGGTTCTTGCTAAAAATGGAATTTATTGTTTATATCTGCTTCTggttataaaatagttctatAGTGGGAAGCGACTTCTAATGAATCTTTAATTGGCTAAAAATGGTATTTATTGTATACCTCTGCTTCTGGTTATAAAATAGTTGTATAGTGGGAAGCGACTTCTAAAGAAAGAATGCTTTAttgtgtttgtttataaattaatttgtgGGGCTCTGAAATGGGGCACGTCTTTAATTTATATCAGAGGAACAGGGGCGATATGAAAGATGTAGTACGTGCCGAATTGAACCCAACAAGTTTTGGCGCTAATGGAAAAACAAAAGCTCTATGCTAATTTAACTGGTTCAGACAAGGAATACAAATATTTGCATTATCCAGCCGTTAAGCATAATGCCTCGCTTCCACCGTATACCAATTTAGTTGGCTGTCCTCGTTAATCACCGCCGTCGGTTCGTTGTCATGCTTTATTTTTTCCGAGCATCGGCTTGTCGTTTTCATTAACCTTAATTAGCGTGTGCCGTTGACATTTGTCACTATCCGCACATAAATGCAATTGGTTTCCCCCCCAATGTTTTTCCTAACTCAGCTGCATCCACGATTATCATGAACATCATCGCCAAATGAGAGTGATATTTTGTGTCACACGTTTTCCCCGTTTGTCTTTTCCATTCGCATTTTGCCGGCTCTCTGGAATTGGCCTGAAGACTGCTGCTGATATTGACCATGGCTGGCAATTGTTACCAACCACCCCACTCTGTCCATTTCGCCTAGTTGCTTTTTGCAACTGGCTGACTGCCATCGCCGTTAGTGTCAGCTGCAAATGAGTTTCTGGGCCGTAAACGTAAAGTGGAAGAGTATAAATGTGGAGACATGGTCCACCGGCTTTCAAGTAATCTGGCTTAGGTTATATAAAGCTGGATATTATGTTTAAATTGTTATAGTTTACTTGGACCCACAATTGATTTAAATGCACCTATCTATAAAGCAAATACAAATGTTTAAGTATATCATTATATATAAGTATAGGTAGGGGAATATTTATTGGGCAAATAGTACTGTAAAGttcaatattttttcaatTGATTAATATAAAAACTGCGACtttacaatttatttaattacgCCTAGGTGGCTTACCTTATAAGCCTTATTTGCGTGGTTGCTTTTGCTCTATTTACTTGCCAATGACAGTGGCTTCGGAAAGTATGTCGACCTATCGCTTGCTTTACTGCCCACATGTTTAACTAGTTTTGTGTGAAAATGGCATTCACCAGTAGCATTCGGAATTGCATTGCATGTTGTGCGGTTCATATGACTTTGAACTCAATAAGTGATGATTGGTCAGGTCGATTTTTTTATGACCAGTCGCGAAAACCCAACGATGTTAAACTGGATTAAAATGAGACGAACTGTCGGTTGTGGAAAACTTTCACGTAGCTCATTTGACGgatgcaaaaaaaaacgattttccttttttgtcGTCTGACTGTTTGTCACGTTTTAAGTTTCTTTGGTTTCGACTGTCATTTTTGCTTCCTACACGGGTCTTCTTGGGATCTTGGGTCGCTGTCTTCGTTTTTATGATTCTTTTTTGTTCAATCCATGGCAGTTAGAGGCCTGCTTGTCAATAAAGTTCTTGACACCTTTACTTCATTTGCACAGATTTCTCTGGAAATGACTTTCGGTTTACTTTTCACTGTTTTCTTTTTCAAGCACATCCCATGTAAATTCGATTGGTTTTTCTGCCGTTGAGAAAGCAAATAATCAAGATTTTTGAAGTCaagataataaatatatatatttatcaaGGTTTACGGCAGATAAAGGGTAATATTCAATGTATTGCGCACCGAGTTCGTTGTACCTAAAATCACCGCTTTGACTTTAACATGTGCGGTACAAATTAAAAGGAGTTCTCAGAAATCTGTGTTGTTTCGCaaatcaacaacaaaataTTGATTTGAGGAGTTACCAAAATTGtacaaaactaagatattgGAATTGGAGacgatatatatatgtgttaaCGGGCTTCAGATAAAGACAAATTTTTCAACAAGTATTGTGAACAGAGTTCGTTGTACCTATAATCACCACTTCGTGACTTCCAATTTGTTTGGTTGAAATTAAAAGGAGTTTCGCAAGTCAAGCACAAAATATTGATATCAACAATTACAATATTTAGAAATGCACAGAATACAATGAAGATAATACAATTTAAGATAATATATATGTGTACTAATGTTATTAAAAAGTACCTATTGTGAACAGAGTTCATTGTACCTATAATAACCACTTCGTGAGTTAGAGTATATGTGTGATATCTTTAAAGGAACTTTGCAAGTCAAGAACAGAATATGGATTTCAGTAGTTACAAAAATtctataatataaatattttgctaacaacatttatttattgttatttttcgcTTTCCTTTTCCTTACTACTGCATAGAAATCATTATTCATAAATGTTATATAACTGACTGAATGACTTGCTCACTGGTAAAACAAAAGCTTAAATACTAAATCGGaataaaaaatcattttcattcaaTTTGCCGCAATAAATGCTTAATGTCTGGGCGAACAAAGGGTACCAACGACCTTATACAAACACACGCATAGAGATATGAATATTTCCCCTTTTTTCTCGAGCCAAATTTAATTGTGCAAACAAAAGCTGCCCATCTCCGGACTACTGGTCACCACCTCCCTGACCTCTGATTcaagtttttgtgtttttctgCGCACGCTTAATTGCTTCTGACTTTAGTGCCGTCTTATTGTTGTTGTATTTGTTGTTGCTTCCTTGTCTTGGCTTGTTGAACTTTCAAGGTAACAAGAAGTGGCAACACAACCCCTGCAGCCCCTTTTTGTCCCTCATTTAATTTCCACGAAATAAAGAAGGGAAAAGAGGCAAATAAAATGTCTAAGATTGCGATTATCTTTTTAATAACATCTCAACAAGGAAGGTGAACATTTccacaaaaaaaagtaaataaaggCGGGAAACTGGCTATAAAAAGAAACTACAAATATCACGAATTTAATTACCACGCACCCAGATAACGCCCCAAATGAAGCGATAACAACCCGGACAACGTTTGCATTGCTCCCAAAGAAAGTATCCCAACTAAGAACATTGCTAGCTAGATATAATACAATATACATTCAATTTAAACCATTGACTTTGCTTAGTTTTAACGCATGCCTGCATTTCAAGAagcatatatgtatgtatgacCGACCCATACAAATCCCAAGCCCCCTAATCGTTTCAGCGTTTTGCTCTGAATGTTTTCATGGTCTACCCATAAATAAATGTCggtcatttatttttttaatgcatATCATTCTTAAATAACATGATGCTATACTTTTCTAACAACGGCAAgcaaaatactaaaaataaactgcaaatatctacatgaaatcaaattcattttattttactcGAAACCTTTGCCAAACAGACAGAAGCTGAAACCACAATGTCATTGTTGACATTCTTGTGAATGCCAGAGGATGTATTAAAATGATTTcaagtaaattaaaatgtcTACTCTTTGGGGCTCTAGAACGCAGCCATTGTTatctattttaatttataaatttaaatggtgCTTTTCTCGAAATTATATTGTAAATAAACGAGTTCCATAGTATATTTAACTAAATTATATGTTACCCTTGCCAACTTGATTTATTGCTTATTTGAGATATTGAGatatatatatgaaatattttcatataataaaaaaaaatctattgATTGATTAACATTTTAAAGCAAGCAAATACTTTAATTAAGAtatgtttttaatttcgaaaaattatattaataatagTATTGCCTTCTTTCAAATTCTGAATTTTCAAGAAggtatatttaattttaacaatTAAAAGCAAAGGCACCATTACTTTTCAAAAATCCATTAAATAGGGATTCTTTGAAGGTATACACTCTACAAATTTTATGTAGTTTTAATTGAGAATGAAAACGTTTTCATTTTATACAAAATTCTTATCAAAAAACTCTTGAATGTTAGCAAAtactttaattttaatacaCGGTTTATGTTTATACAAATTAtattatgtttttaaattcGATAGTTTAAAACTTGTGCAGcctaatatttaattttaacatTTGAAAGCAATGAGACCTATAACTCCCAAATAACCATTCAATACGGATTATTTGAGATTCCACTCTTGAAAATATATCTTGGTTGCCGATTAGACCGATTCCCCTAATATATCACTGCATTCTTCAGCCCTCCGCTGTATGAACGTATGGCACCGGCTCCTGACCCTGTCGCTGGTGCAGTTGTTGTGGAGGATTATTGTGAATACTAGGGGGACGTTGCGcatcctgctcctgctcctcgtTCTCCGCCTGCTCCTGTGGGTCGAGCGACTCCTGGGGCTGCTGGGATTCCTCTGTGGAATCAGTGGCACCCGGAGGATCCGGATCACCTTCGCTACTGAGAAGGGCATAGTTCTGGGGTTTCTTGAGCAGGAAACGAGTGTTTGGATGCTGCTTCGTCTCGAGCTCCAGACGATCGATCAGCCAGCCTTGTTTCTGGTTGTTCGTGGCCCAGAAGTAGACGGTGCCCCTGTCCTTGGAACCCTGAACGCTCACCTGCAGCTGGGCCTTGTCCGGATCGCAGCGGTTCTTCTCGTTGGACAGACTAAATCCCGACTCCTTGATGGGCTCCCCCAGTAGGCCCACGGCTCCGCTGTGCTGGCGGAGCTGCTGGATGGCCATCTGGTAGTACTCCGACTGACGCACCCCGTCCTCCAGCCGCCAGCGCATGTAGGCCAGCCCAGAGATGGAGGCCAGTGCCCCACAGATGCACAGGCTGCCCATCGTTCGCTTCGAGGGCAGACCAATTCGCAGCTTTAGAGTGGGCATTTAATCGGCCTC is a genomic window of Drosophila suzukii chromosome 2L, CBGP_Dsuzu_IsoJpt1.0, whole genome shotgun sequence containing:
- the LOC108021139 gene encoding cytochrome c oxidase assembly factor 1 homolog, with amino-acid sequence MPTLKLRIGLPSKRTMGSLCICGALASISGLAYMRWRLEDGVRQSEYYQMAIQQLRQHSGAVGLLGEPIKESGFSLSNEKNRCDPDKAQLQVSVQGSKDRGTVYFWATNNQKQGWLIDRLELETKQHPNTRFLLKKPQNYALLSSEGDPDPPGATDSTEESQQPQESLDPQEQAENEEQEQDAQRPPSIHNNPPQQLHQRQGQEPVPYVHTAEG